One Anopheles marshallii chromosome 3, idAnoMarsDA_429_01, whole genome shotgun sequence genomic region harbors:
- the LOC128716081 gene encoding mucin-19, whose product MTESFSPAFGGIGMAAIKQQQLQQQQQQQQQQQQQQQQQQHLHHHPHQGAMSIEKLVRVGYYELEKTIGKGNFAVVKLASNVITNSKVAIKIIDKTCLDEENLAKTFREISILKVLHHPHITRLYEVMESRNKIYLVTEHAAQGEIFDHLVANGRMREEEAARIFSQIVAAVDYCHRKGIVHRDLKAENVLLDTEMNVKLADFGFSNTFIEGQPLRTWCGSPPYAAPEVFQGVEYDGPKSDIWSLGVVLYVLVCGALPFDGTTLHDLRSVVVAGKFRIPFFMSQECEQLIRHMLVVEPERRYTLKQIAHHRWLEQYNSIPMLEAGDYGGGGQPPQREAEILDTVVMTHMLQLPGLTADMIAQSVHESRFDHIYAIYNLLVDKLRQKRKEKGRLQHHASLAYSRSRKTSITTGVVDRTEVIKNDSLERLSPLTSVGSTILNISSGLAGTEDLEKYDLETAGSTVTTPTTAPSGTAGTVKLSETTATGDHYLFPPSCANGTVGAGGNTRRHTVGPGDVAHEQVLVNPNVVPISFKIGGGVHEPSIPPTPNVPINIPSLQNQPIHNLTIKDQHLLKPPTVMGATSSFGRRASDGGANLQIYYPSSSTNFHDQHHPHQQQQQPQQQQQQQQPGVDGSVLVPAGNSTLGPISGGVNSTTIMMDHVMLQTPNSEGTDDSNDEIQRYMHGRGCTKRHTVGCTDDLSAGNASPMEPPQAHSPAPTAGTVSGTGGVSGGGRTRRTGLLTVMERPPVISPDLIREVEARMNRDYLPPSLLPTCTVASSAPKHGPLDAAPASVLSTAIQTATPFNQHHPAAHTNLAGVMTAGPPVPTPPPAHQQPQQQQTVVQSQICNRRYATRTCKLPTVQEIGRYSPVRRASEGSRITSQFQGPFQECQQLQKGLHAAAIAASQQRNNLLITPSPPLADNSVSLPGSPMHCKAFMDDRTTYPDITVPHDVLLSLVPGLEKLVQENRLQIETANSILNTRTMPYEVGHQLGLVRGGPGGTVAGGGGTGGTGIMGGTLDVGMNLLQLQHSQSVSPLNATLRHGGGAGSGYPVAGRPTGFPMGGGMQPSYIAGGAAGGGAATFGAFGNPYGFPNLMAPGGMSTMNASSTGMCHLSGLEYTGSNSNSGCPSPVYYASGCSSPILPGPPASIVSGCSGTMGSTSGAAGSASGGAASPMHQITRGLSTLNTGGGGGSGGGGGAGSITMAGGSITRGTSSAVTPFPSVACNEPLDLSMDIVNSVEIDFTGRIVAGCYSGATTPVNYFDPKNYGLLPPPPPQTMRISATPPTSPNNLCIIQEEHSTATTTATSAGVPFKSHSANASPEDLSFQHTHPQICLTDVQGSEITLVALSDSSHGDSDDSLNCQTGSSATTSGLGFSGLLITEPTSDMPSITRGVGRKASLDTENNSSATTTSAKLDTSDISESYVRRGSDKSLGFSDDSLSNDSNHSNLSPSQEPSASSSGFKSADSNSEQDGARLSPDSLCDGSKSSDECYELPLPQECSSLDSARILEMVKRTLDSTMPPKGCVYGVAGGSYGCKVSGSDPNSNRSSVAAGAGGDDRSGSVAGADGGTCSGRNSSGADGRSNLSLEFSGGLQIELQVYEGRNSKDSNTSKGIKLRRISGDQYEYGKLCQQLITSLTV is encoded by the exons gttgcaattaaaataatcgaTAAAACATGTCTGGACGAGGAGAACCTGGCGAAGACGTTCCGCGAAATATCGATACTGAAGGTGTTACATCATCCGCACATAACGCGCCTGTACGAGGTCATGGAGTCACGCAACAAGATATACCTGGTGACGGAACATGCGGCCCAGGGTGAAATATTTGACCATCTGGTAGCGAACGGGCGGATGCGAGAGGAGGAAGCGGCCCGCATCTTCTCGCAGATAGTGGCCGCCGTCGACTACTGCCACCGGAAGGGTATCGTGCACCGGGACCTGAAGGCGGAGAACGTCCTGCTCGACACGGAGATGAACGTGAAGCTGGCGGACTTTGGGTTCAGCAACACCTTCATCGAGGGCCAACCGTTGCGGACGTGGTGCGGTTCCCCACCGTACGCAGCGCCGGAAGTGTTCCAGGGCGTGGAGTACGATGGTCCGAAGTCGGACATATGGAGCTTGGGTGTGGTGCTGTACGTGCTCGTGTGTGGTGCACTCCCGTTCGACGGGACGACCCTGCACGATCTGCGCAGCGTGGTTGTGGCGGGTAAATTTCGGATACCGTTCTTCATGTCGCAGGAGTGCGAGCAACTGATCCGGCATATGCTGGTGGTGGAACCGGAACGGCGCTACACGCTCAAACAGATCGCACACCATCGCTGGCTGGAACAGTACAACTCCATTCCGATGCTGGAAGCTGGGGActatggtggtggtgggcaaCCACCGCAGCGTGAGGCGGAAATTCTGGACACGGTCGTCATGACGCACATGCTGCAGCTGCCCGGGCTGACCGCGGACATGATTGCGCAGTCGGTGCACGAAAGCCGGTTCGATCATATCTACGCCATCTACAATCTGTTGGTGGACAAGCTGCGCCAGAAGCGGAAGGAAAAGGGCCGGTTACAGCATCACGCCAGCCTGGCGTACTCGCGCTCCCGCAAAACCAGTATTACGACCGGTGTGGTCGATCGCACCGAGGTCATCAAGAACGATTCGCTCGAACGGTTAAGCCCGCTGACGAGCGTCGGCTCAACCATACTGAACATATCATCCGGTTTGGCCGGAACGGAGGATCTGGAGAAGTACGATCTGGAGACGGCCGGGTCAACGGTCACCACGCCCACAACTGCCCCGTCCGGGACGGCCGGTACGGTGAAGTTGTCGGAAACGACAGCGACCGGCGATCATTATCTATTCCCACCCAGCTGTGCCAATGGGACGGTGGGTGCCGGAGGGAATACGCGCCGACACACGGTGGGCCCGGGTGATGTGGCACACGAGCAGGTGCTGGTCAACCCGAACGTTGTGCCGATAAGCTTCAAGATTGGTGGCGGTGTCCATGAACCATCGATTCCGCCGACACCGAACGTACCGATCAACATTCCGTCGCTGCAAAATCAACCGATCCACAATCTAACCATTAAGGATCAGCATCTGCTGAAGCCACCGACTGTGATGGGTGCTA CGAGCTCCTTCGGACGACGGGCATCAGATGGTGGGGCAAATCTGCAAATCTACTATCCTTCGTCGTCTACAAACTTCCACGATCAACACCATccacatcagcagcaacaacaaccgcaacagcagcagcagcaacagcagcccgGAGTGGATGGTTCGGTGCTGGTACCGGCTGGCAATTCCACCCTAGGACCGATTAGCGGTGGTGTAAACAGTACCACGATCATGATGGACCACGTGATGCTTCAGACGCCCAACAGTGAAGGAACGGACGATTCGAATGATGAAATACAGAG ATACATGCACGGTCGCGGATGCACCAAACGTCATACCGTCGGTTGCACCGATGATCTATCCGCCGGCAATGCGTCACCGATGGAACCTCCGCAGGCCCACTCGCCGGCCCCCACGGCAGGAACCGTCAGCGGCACCGGCGGTGTCAGCGGTGGAGGTAGAACACGCCGTACCGGTCTGCTAACCGTCATGGAACGTCCGCCCG TGATAAGCCCGGACTTGATACGGGAGGTAGAGGCGCGTATGAACCGAGACTATTTGCCACCTTCGCTGTTGCCCACCTGTACGGTTGCATCTTCCGCGCCTAAGCACGGTCCACTAGATGCAGCACCCGCATCCGTACTGTCCACCGCGATACAGACCGCTACCCCGTTCAATCAGCACCATCCAGCGGCACACACGAACCTTGCCGGTGTGATGACCGCCGGTCCACCAGTTCCGACGCCACCGCCCGCCCATcagcaaccacagcagcagcaaacggtaGTACAGTCGCAGATCTGTAACCGGCGTTACGCCACCCGCACATGTAAGCTACCGACGGTGCAGGAAATCG GTCGATACAGTCCGGTGCGCCGCGCCTCGGAAGGTTCGCGCATAACGTCCCAGTTCCAGGGCCCATTCCAGGAGTGTCAACAGCTACAGAAAGGTTTGCACGCCGCAGCAATAGCGGCATCGCAGCAGCGCAACAATCTGCTGATCACGCCCAGCCCACCGCTGGCGGACAACTCCGTCAGTCTGCCCGGTTCGCCGATGCACTGTAAAGCGTTTATGGACGATCGGACTACCTATCCGGACATAACCGTACCGCACGATGTGCTGCTATCGCTCGTACCGGGACTGGAGAAGCTGGTGCAGGAGAATCGGCTGCAGATCGAAACGGCCAACAGCATACTGAACACGCGCACAATGCCGTACGAAGTGGGCCACCAGCTGGGGCTGGTTCGGGGTGGACCGGGCGGTACAGTGGCGGGTGGGGGCGGTACGGGAGGCACGGGTATAATGGGTGGTACGCTGGATGTGGGTATGAATCTGTTGCAGTTACAGCACAGCCAAAGTGTTTCCCCGTTGAATGCGACACTTCGtcatggtggtggtgccgggTCCGGTTATCCTGTTGCCGGTCGACCTACGGGATTCCCAATGGGGGGAGGGATGCAACCGAGCTACATTGCCGGTGGTGCGGCAGGTGGCGGGGCGGCAACATTTGGCGCGTTTGGCAATCCGTACGGGTTTCCGAATTTGATGGCACCGGGCGGTATGTCTACAATGAATGCGTCTAGTACGGGAATGTGCCATTTGTCGGGTTTGGAGTACACGGGTAGCAACAGTAACAGTGGATGTCCGTCACCGGTATACTACGCCAGCGGTTGCTCTTCTCCGATCCTGCCCGGACCGCCGGCTTCGATCGTGAGTGGATGCAGCGGGACCATGGGCAGCACAAGCGGGGCGGCTGGATCGGCAAGCGGTGGGGCCGCTTCTCCGATGCATCAGATTACCCGTGGCCTCAGCACACTGAATACGGGCGGAGGCGGGGGAagcggtggaggaggaggagcgGGAAGTATCACGATGGCGGGTGGGTCCATTACCCGCGGGACATCCTCCGCGGTGACACCCTTTCCTTCCGTCGCCTGTAACGAACCACTCGATCTGAGCATGGACATCGTGAACAGTGTGGAGATCGACTTCACAGGGCGAATAGTGGCGGGTTGTTACTCGGGCGCTACCACACCGGTCAACTATTTCGATCCGAAGAATTACGGGTTgttgccaccgccaccgccccaAACCATGCGCATCTCCGCGACACCGCCCACATCGCCCAACAATCTGTGCATTATTCAGGAGGAGCACTCGACCGCGACGACGACGGCCACTTCTGCGGGCGTACCGTTCAAGAGCCATTCGGCGAATGCGTCACCGGAAGATCTTAGCTTCCAGCACACGCATCCGCAGATCTGTTTGACCGATGTGCAGGGGAGTGAAATAACGCTGGTCGCGTTGTCCGACTCGAGCCATGGTGATAGTGACGATTCGCTCAACTGTCAGACGGGAAGTAGTGCGACAACGAGCGGGCTAGGATTTTCCGGCCTGCTCATAACGGAACCGACGAGCGATATGCCTTCGATAACGCGTGGTGTTGGGCGGAAGGCCAGCCTCGACACGGAGAACAATTCCAGCGCGACAACAACCTCGGCCAAGCTCGATACGTCCGACATTAGTGAGTCGTATGTACGGCGCGGTAGCGACAAATCGCTCGGGTTCAGTGACGATAGCCTGAGCAACGATTCGAACCATTCCAATCTGTCCCCGAGCCAGGAACCGTCGGCATCCAGCTCGGGTTTCAAGAGTGCGGACTCCAATTCCGAACAGGACGGGGCTAGGTTGAGCCCGGATTCGTTATGTGATGGGTCGAAAAGTTCGGACGAATGTTACGAACTGCCGCTGCCGCAGGAATGTTCATCGCTCGATTCGGCCCGCATTCTCGAGATGGTGAAGCGAACGCTAGACTCTACGATGCCACCGAAGGGTTGCGTTTACGGTGTGGCTGGCGGGAGCTACGGTTGCAAAGTGTCCGGTTCCGATCCGAACAGCAACAGATCGTCGGTGGCGGCTGGTGCTGGAGGTGATGATCGTTCCGGATCGGTGGCCGGAGCAGATGGAGGGACCTGTTCGGGTCGGAACAGTTCCGGTGCGGATGGGAGATCTAACCTAAGTCTCGAGTTTTCCGGCGGATTGCAGATTGAGCTGCAAGTGTACGAGGGACGCAACAGCAAAGACAGCAATACAAGCAAGGGCATTAAGCTGCGGCGAATTTCCGGAGATCAGTACGAGTATGGTAAGCTCTGTCAGCAGCTTATCACCTCGTTAACGGTGTGA